Genomic window (Phacochoerus africanus isolate WHEZ1 chromosome 1, ROS_Pafr_v1, whole genome shotgun sequence):
CTTAGTAGAATTCATTCTGAGAGACTGGCAGCTTCTATTAAGTGTAATTTAGGTTTTGCAGAGGTGCACTCCAAGGCATAGAAGTAGAATAATTTGGTTTATTACGTGCCTATAACAAGCTTTataggcatttttattttctgcctttataTGCCAAACTAATAAATGTTAACTCTGATATGTGTGCCCCTTAGATGATGGACTGGAGACTGGCAAGTGCGCATTTTATCCTGGCTGTGATGCTGATGCTCTGGAGCTCAGGAAAAGTGCTTTCAATGGATGTCACGACAAAGGTAATGGAAACTAGCTTAAAGGACCATATTTTTTATGAACATAAGCCATTTTTACTATTGTCAGAACTAGGTGCTGGTTGACAAATAGGGAGATGCCTTAATAACACAAAAAATTAAGTAAGCAGGCATTTCTTTCTATGCCTTGTCTTCACtgtagattcagaaaaagccaggtatctaaatgtttaaaaaaaaaaacaactgtaggTCATAACACAGATTTGTattctataaacctaaaactataggagaaattcatttccatttcagtCATATTTATTATTGAATCAATTACATAAAGATGAAGtgcatttatttgaaatttgaagttgtttacattttaaaatttgagtagTCTGCCTAAAACTTTATCAttataccaatgttttcttactTCCTAGGCTGTAAAGGCAAAGAAATGTGAGGACATCTCCACACAGAGAAAAGTTAATGTGGCTCATTTAATCTTAACAGAAACATAGCATTATTCATTGTACTTCTTAAATAACATAAAGAGTCTGAAATGGCTTTTATTAAAGGACAAGTTTTATATAagttttgtgattatttttcctGAGACTAAGaatatctttgaaaagaaataaaaatctacttTGTGTGTATGTCATTAGAAGAATGAACACATTTTTAGGAAGAAGTTCTTAGAGATAATAAAAGATGTCTTATCTTTGCCCTTTGAAAGGCTGTCTCCTGCTCTTTAGAGTTTCTTTCTCTTGATTATAGATTATCCTCTCTTTAGTTTCTCTGTGGTCAAGTTTAtattgatggaacatgatggaggataatatgaggaaaagagtgcatttctctttgctgtacagcagaaattaacagaacattgtaaatcaactatgataatttttttttaaaaaaaaagcttaggtAGGAAGTAACAGAAGCtgagattttaaaagaagagttGTGAATTTTGCACTGTAAGTAACAAAGAGCTatagagatttttaattttttatatgatgAAAATAGTGTTTGGGAATAACTAACTTATGACAATATTTAggacagaatagaaaagagagagatgagacaAATAAATTATGAAGTGATTGAGAGTGTATACTAAGCAGTCAAAAACACCTGATATTAATCACCGCTAATAGGAAGAAAGGTTTTCCAGGAAGCACTGGCCAGGTTTAGAGCAGATTTGACTGGTTTAGGAAAGAAGCAGTTCAGTGGCTTTAAGTCTCAAGAACTCTGAAGCAGATGATAAGTATTCCAAAAGAGAATTGTTTGAGTTGATGATGAAAAGGCTTGGAAAGtgctattctttcattttattgggGGAAAAATAGAGGGAATAGAAAGAGAATAAGCTAAATATTCCATAAAGGATAACAGGAAGTGAAGAAAAAGTGTCTTGCAAAGACTAAGAGTCTGGCAAGGATGTGACTAAAGGTGGGAAGGAAACAGAACCTGTAGTTAATGTTTCTTCCACAGGGGAATAGTCTTGGGCTCTTGCAAAAGAAAAAGCTTCTCCTGGACTATGCAATGACTCTAGATTGTTGATAGGagcattttttaaatactgtgatTGGGcctaagaaaggaaaagacagacttCATAAACTGGACACTCATACTTTTTTAACTTGGATGACTTGCCAAGTAGTattatgaataaacaaataaataagaaatttgggtgttcccattgtggcgcagtggaaacgaatctgaggaaccatgaggttgcaggttcgatccctgttctcgctcagtgggttaaggatctggcgttgccatgagctgtggtgtaggtagcagatgcggctcgaatctggcattgctgtggctctggcataggccggtggttacagctctgattggacccctagcctgggaacctccatatgcctcgggtgctgccatagaaaagacaaaaaagacaaaaaaaaaagaaaaagaaaaagaaaaaagaaaggaaagaaaagaaaaaataaatttgacagGGAACAATAAAGTTTTTGGAATACCTCTGACCTCATCATGGACACTCAACATTTGTTATCAAATCACATGAGTGAATTGGTAAGCTCTTTCAGGGTATAGActgaattttgttcattttttggatCTCTTGGGTCTAATACAGAACTTGCTTAGTGGCTTTTTAATGGTTTGAATCAATAAGGAATGAATGACTGGTGAAAACGAAATAGCATGAGGTTAAGAGTTTTTTCAgaactcattcaataaatattcatcagAAATGTATTGAGTACTCCTAACTCTGAGTAAAATACTGGGATAGGCATTGAATAGAGCAAATAAAAGATTAACTAGATATAGTCCTTGCTCTCAAGTTACTCGCAATCTAATATTGAATACAAATATATTGCAACTAATCTAATACAGGGGAAAACTTAATGATTGAAGGGATAAAAGAAGTATAGATAATGAGCTATGGGAGTGATAAGGAAGGATGCAGTTGTTACTGGGAAAGAATCTAAAAGGATGATCAGTTAATACACTAAATTTTAGAAGCAGGCTTGGAATttatcccttttttatttttgtgtatgtgtgtatgtgttttattttcttttaatttctttggataTACCTCATCTCTATGCTTTTGTCCCCCAAAATGTTTCTCTCTGGATCATAACTCCATGAGAAATCACGTTTCATGACAGACATGACAGCTAAAAACAGCAAAAGTCAAATGTGGATGATCgtccctgttttcttttccttcatgaaTGGACTCACCTTTCCCACCCTATAGGCCTTTGATTCTGAACTCATAGATGTTGAACCACCACCCACAATGACAGAAGAGAAATCAGCTACTGATCTGGCAGCTAAACTCTTACTTCTTGATGAACTTGTGTCTCTGGAGAATGATGTGattgaaacaaagaagaaaa
Coding sequences:
- the OSTN gene encoding osteocrin translates to MMDWRLASAHFILAVMLMLWSSGKVLSMDVTTKAFDSELIDVEPPPTMTEEKSATDLAAKLLLLDELVSLENDVIETKKKRSFSGFGSPLDRLSAGSPDHKGKQRKVIDHPKKRFGIPVDRIGRNRLPNSRG